The genomic region TTACATTCCTTTCTGAGACTAATAATGCACAATTATATGCAGATGAAGAAAAAACTCCGAATATTATCAAAGGTGTCAATTATAATGTAGTTCCTTTTAAATCAATTGTAGATAATTATCTTAATAAGGGAAAAATATTCCTCACCCCTGTCAATATTTGGCCTAACGGATTGCGTGATCAACTGAAGGTCCCTGCACAACAACTGTACATAGATAAAAATGTTGATGCATTCCTTGCTTCTTGTGGTAAGATCATTAAAGATTACTATAATAAATAGAGTAGGATGAGAGAGTTTCGTAGTAGGCAACATAGGCTGTTGTCTACTGGAAGCTCTTGAGAAACGTCGAGAATATCCAAGGAGCAACTGATGGCACGACATGATAATATTCAAATTCATTCGTTTTGGACGAAATCTCGTACATTTATTTTCTTTATGATACCGGGATTATTTTTTTATACATTTTTTTCTATTTTTCCTATTTTGATGGGTATAAGATATAGCTTTACAGACTGGAATGGGTTTAGCCCTCATTTCAATAATGTGTTTTTTGCAAATTATATGAAGATATTTCATGATGATACTTTTCTCAATGCAATGAGCTTTACTTTTAGATATGCATTTGCTTTGTTAGTTACAGGGACTGCATTGAGCCTGTTCGTTGCCATTGCCTTAGACAACAAAGGGAAGTCAATTACTTTTTTCCGAGCATTGTACTTTTTCCCTGCAGTTTTAAGTATGCTTACACTTGGACTCATTTTTAACCAGATTTATTATAGAGCTCTTCCAATACTTGCGGATGCGACTGGCTTAGTTTTTCTCAAAGGTGTGCTTTCAACTCCGAGCAAAGCTTTTTGGGGGGTGCTTTTTGTACATATTTGGCAATCTATTCCTATTCCAACGATTCTTTTTCTTGCTGGTTTGCAAACTATACCAATGGAACAAATTGAAGCTGCAAGCATTGAGGGAGCAAATAGTTGGCAATGTTTCTGGAAAGTAAAATTACCTTTTCTTTATCCAACATTGACAATTGTTTTAGTATTGTTTTTAAAAAGTGGTTTGTTGGTTTTTGATAATATCATGGCAATGACAGGAGGTGGACCTGCCGGTTCGACAATTAGTCTTGCATATGTTATATATCTTCATGGTTTTACTGAAACAAAATTCAGTTATAGTATCGCTGAAGCAATTTTTGTCGGATTGATTATCTGTGTAATATCGGCTTTACAGATTTCCTATAGCAACAGAAAAAAGGTTGTATTATGAACAGAAGAAATAATAAAGTAACAGGAATTGTCAGATATTCATTTCTTGTCTGCGGCGGAATATTGATTGTACTTCCGATTTACCTGACATTTATCATTCCATTTAAGACGGTTGCAGAAAGTGCTGCAAATTTTTTTGCTTTTCCTAAGACTTTTTACTTGGAAAATTTCAAGCAAATAATAAGTTCTCCTAAATACTATGTTGCATTTGTCAATACAATTTATGTAACAGTAGGTACATTGTTGGTTGGCTTACTTGTTATGCCAATGATGAGTTATGCAATTTCAAGATCAATGCCAAAAAATAAAATATATAAGAGGTTTTTGCAAAACTCACGAATGCCTGAATAAATATTCACGGATGATGCATATCCATGCAGAAGCCATGCCTGACAGCTGCAGGGGATGGAAACCGGCCGCATCACGTAGCCTTCATGGCCTGCCGCAGGCCTGCGCGCACACGCAGGACGGACGCCCTCCCGGGTGCCTGCACTCTGCCATCATTTCCATTCCTTCCTGCTATGCGCTCTTCTTCCTTGCCGCCTGCTGCCGTGCTTCCAGCACCTTGCCCATCCGCTTGACGGTCAGCAGCAGCACCGCAAGCCGCAGGTCGAAACGTGCCCTCGGCCCCCGGCCGTACAGCGCCTTCGGCAGGAAACACTCCTTCAGCTCGCTGTTGGTACGCTCCACCGTGGTCCGTGCCCGGTACCTGGCGCGTCCCGCAGGGTCCATCTCCTCCTTGGCCCCGTTGCGGTCGGCCTTGAAGTCGATGAGCGGCACCCTGCCCATGGCAAGCACCCTGTCCCTGATCGCCCCGCTGCTGTAGCCACCGTCCATGAGGGCATACAGCCAGGTGCACCGCCCTGCGGCGATGCGCAGCAGGGGGATCGCCGGCTGCGTGTCATGCACGCACGCCCCCGTCACCGCACTGGCCACCGGGATGCCGCTGTCGTCCACTGCCAGGTGTACCTTGTAGCCCACGCGCCACTGCATGTGCCCCCTGCTGTTCCGCTTCCCCGTGACCGTGCACCGCTGTTCCAGCGTGGCCAGGTAGGCATGGGGGTCCCCGCTGTCGCGCAGCTGCACCAGGCGTGCCTCCTGCCCCTTCCTTTCCTGCACCGCCTTCTCCTCTGCGCTGCCGGCCTTCGGGCGGCCCCTCCGGCCCTTCTGCCGCTTCGCCCTCACCGCAGGCTTCTCCCGTGCATCCACGGGCGTGCTGTCAAGGCTCAGGTGGCACACCGTCCTGCCTGCATAGAACTGCCTGCACAGCCGGTCATGGATCCCCCGGAAGTCCATCTCCTCCAGCAGCCGTGACGTCCGCCTGCTCACCGACGACGGGCTGGGTACCCGCCCCAGCTGTGTCACCGTCCTCAGGTTCGGGCTCGACTGCAGCAGGGCAACCGCAGCCGTGACGGTGTCCAGGCGGAAGAAGAGCAGCACCGCACGCACCGCCAGTATGTCCATCAGGCTGTAGCCCCTGCGCCCGGTACGCCCTCCCGCAGGCCGTGAAAGCCGCGTGGGGACCAGGGCAACCAGTGCCTGCCAGTAGCGCAGGAACTCCACCTCCTTCGGGGTGGGCTCAAGGAAGAAGCAGCCGCACAGGTCCTGCCGGTCGAAGAGGAGGGGTTGCAGTGAAAGGCGGTTCGGTGTACTATCCATGGTAAAGGCTCCTTTTATTCTTTTTTACAATCAAAGTATATCAAAAGCGAGCCTTTTTTCATACCCTAAAAAGAATTGTTTTTCAAGAAAAAGATGACGGTACACCTGTCCTTTGCCGTACGGGGCGGGGCTGTCCTCCCGGCACCATGGCATGCCGGTGCAGCCTTCCCCTCAGTTTCTCCCCTTTCTTTCCCTTCCGGGCACAGGCCGGGAATCCTGCTGAGAAAACTGCATATTTATGCACACTGACCCATCAGTTTCGAGTTTTGCAAAAACCTCATAAATATTTATATTTTTTTCTACTTGCAGGTATATTTGTTCCGTTTCAAGTTAAAATGATGCCACTAGTCATTTTGATGAGTAGACTAAAAATGATGAATACTACAGGATTGATATTGTTAGCAATTGGAAGTTCAACTTGCGAGGCGGTGTTCCTTTATGTTGGCTTTCTTGATTCGATTCCTAGGAGTATGGAAGATGCAGCTTGTATTGATGGTGCGACTACTGCACAGACATTTCGACTTATTATCTTTCCATTAATGCGTCCTATCATAGCAACTGTGTTAATTAAGAATGGATTATGGA from Spirochaetia bacterium harbors:
- a CDS encoding carbohydrate ABC transporter permease codes for the protein MPLVILMSRLKMMNTTGLILLAIGSSTCEAVFLYVGFLDSIPRSMEDAACIDGATTAQTFRLIIFPLMRPIIATVLIKNGLWMWNDFMMPLIILNRTWKNWTLTLYQYNFQSKYTTNYALAFAAFVISMLPIMIFYVFMQKDIIGGLTNGAVKD
- a CDS encoding transposase, which gives rise to MDSTPNRLSLQPLLFDRQDLCGCFFLEPTPKEVEFLRYWQALVALVPTRLSRPAGGRTGRRGYSLMDILAVRAVLLFFRLDTVTAAVALLQSSPNLRTVTQLGRVPSPSSVSRRTSRLLEEMDFRGIHDRLCRQFYAGRTVCHLSLDSTPVDAREKPAVRAKRQKGRRGRPKAGSAEEKAVQERKGQEARLVQLRDSGDPHAYLATLEQRCTVTGKRNSRGHMQWRVGYKVHLAVDDSGIPVASAVTGACVHDTQPAIPLLRIAAGRCTWLYALMDGGYSSGAIRDRVLAMGRVPLIDFKADRNGAKEEMDPAGRARYRARTTVERTNSELKECFLPKALYGRGPRARFDLRLAVLLLTVKRMGKVLEARQQAARKKSA
- a CDS encoding sugar ABC transporter permease; translation: MARHDNIQIHSFWTKSRTFIFFMIPGLFFYTFFSIFPILMGIRYSFTDWNGFSPHFNNVFFANYMKIFHDDTFLNAMSFTFRYAFALLVTGTALSLFVAIALDNKGKSITFFRALYFFPAVLSMLTLGLIFNQIYYRALPILADATGLVFLKGVLSTPSKAFWGVLFVHIWQSIPIPTILFLAGLQTIPMEQIEAASIEGANSWQCFWKVKLPFLYPTLTIVLVLFLKSGLLVFDNIMAMTGGGPAGSTISLAYVIYLHGFTETKFSYSIAEAIFVGLIICVISALQISYSNRKKVVL